Below is a genomic region from bacterium.
TAATTCCAGAAAATAAAGCAATCTTTAGCCTGATCATAAATGGCTCAAATGGTGAAAGATAGACAAGGATTATATTTCCTGCTGGAATTTTTATAAAAGAAAGGATTTTATAGGCAAAAAAGTAAGAAATGCAAGTTGTAATAAAAAGGGCGCTGATAATTATAATAAACCTATATCTTAGCTCCTCAAGGTGATCAAGAATGCCTATTTCTTTATCAGCCACCCTTTTCTTCTTTTGCTTCGCTTTTTATTTCCTTATCTACCTTCTTTATCTCTTCGTCAACACCTGATAAGGCTTTTTTGAAATCCCTAATTGCGTGACCAAGTGCACCACCAATTCCAGCAAGCCTTCCTGCTCCAAAGATAACCAGGGCTATGATAAGGATTATAATTAACTCTGTTGGT
It encodes:
- the tatA gene encoding twin-arginine translocase TatA/TatE family subunit encodes the protein MLGGLGPTELIIILIIALVIFGAGRLAGIGGALGHAIRDFKKALSGVDEEIKKVDKEIKSEAKEEKGG